In the genome of Rhodamnia argentea isolate NSW1041297 chromosome 3, ASM2092103v1, whole genome shotgun sequence, one region contains:
- the LOC115746487 gene encoding uncharacterized protein LOC115746487, producing MKLIWSPEMASKAYIDTVASCKKLHKESGVAELVSAMAAGWNTRLIVETWSSGGATATSIGLAVASHHTGGRHVCIVPDHKSKSEYMEALGETDENVEVVVGEPEEGVEELTGIDFMVVDCRSKDFDKILRSAKLGARGAVLVCKNASSRMSLSFRWRSVLDAGSRRLVRSAFLPVGRGLDIAYVASISGSSSTSKGKSRWIKHVDQKSGEEIVIRK from the exons atgaagcTTATCTGGTCTCCGGAGATGGCTTCGAAGGCTTACATCGATACCGTCGCATCT TGCAAAAAGCTGCACAAAGAATCGGGTGTTGCCGAGCTAGTTTCGGCCATGGCTGCGGGCTGGAACACGCGTCTTATAGTAGAGACGTGGTCGAGCGGCGGAGCCACTGCCACAAGCATCGGCCTTGCAGTGGCAAGCCACCACACTGGGGGAAGGCATGTATGCATAGTCCCCGATCATAAATCCAAGTCTGAGTACATGGAAGCCCTGGGGGAAACCGACGAGAACGTGGAAGTGGTGGTTGGAGAACCGGAGGAGGGGGTGGAGGAGTTGACGGGAATCGATTTCATGGTAGTAGACTGCCGGAGCAAGGATTTCGACAAGATCCTGAGGTCGGCTAAGTTGGGTGCTCGAGGGGCAGTTTTGGTGTGCAAGAACGCAAGCTCAAGGATGAGTTTGAGCTTCCGCTGGCGAAGCGTCCTCGATGCGGGGTCGCGCCGCCTTGTGCGCTCGGCGTTTCTTCCCGTGGGCAGAGGCCTGGATATTGCCTATGTTGCAAGCATCAGTGGGAGCTCGAGCACTAGCAAGGGCAAGAGCCGGTGGATCAAGCATGTCGATCAGAAATCAGGGGAGGAGATTGTCATAAGGAAATGA